A genomic stretch from Sphaerodactylus townsendi isolate TG3544 linkage group LG15, MPM_Stown_v2.3, whole genome shotgun sequence includes:
- the LOC125445298 gene encoding dynein assembly factor with WDR repeat domains 1-like isoform X2: protein MVKLWHVSSRTCVRTMKEDRQTMIASFNPSGSKFITGGAGPGIYMYDTQTWDNLGIFQSSDNPNTMDGHWSRVYALTFFPDNDERFLSGGWDNTVQFWSVQLPHSQRYDCTTFLSIPSLLCLPPHSLPLFVLSTRLLFLLALVIFPAPTPTGFLFPFTSFLRLPHRRLSGPHICGDAVSIDKTGTQILTGSWRRNNCLQIWDAESGNKIMDIPDDFRGQSQVEDCFLVSLPSFHMVLNQASSLLL, encoded by the exons ATGGTGAAGCTGTGGCACGTGTCTTCCCGCACCTGCGTGCGCACCATGAAGGAGGACCGCCAGACAATGATTGCTTCCTTCAACCCCTCTGGGTCCAAGTTCATCACAGGTGGAGCAGGACCTGGGATTTATATGTACGATACTCAGACATGGGATAATTTGGGAATTTTTCAATCCAG CGATAACCCAAACACGATGGACGGGCACTGGTCACGAGTTTATGCCCTGACTTTCTTCCCAGATAATGATGAGCGTTTTCTCTCTGGAGGATGGGACAACACAGTACAG TTTTGGAGCGTACAACTACCACATTCCCAACGGTATGACtgtaccacctttctctccattcCCTCTTtgctttgcctccccccccattCTCTTCCCCTTTTTGTTCTTTCCACCCGCCTTCTGTTCCTCTTAGCCTTAGTCATTTTCCCTGCCCCCACACCTACcggctttttatttccttttaccTCCTTCCTACGCTTGCCTCACAGGCGTCTCTCTGGGCCCCACATCTGTGGCGATGCGGTCTCCATCGACAAAACTGGAACCCAGATCCTGACAGGTTCTTGGAGGAGGAATAACTGTTTGCAG ATCTGGGATGCTGAATCTGGCAACAAGATCATGGACATTCCAGATGACTTCCGGGGCCAATCACAGGTTGAAGACTGTTTTCTGGTCTCTCTCCCGTCCTTTCACATGGTCCTGAACCAAGCGTCTTCCCTTCTACTGTGA
- the LOC125445298 gene encoding uncharacterized protein LOC125445298 isoform X1, whose protein sequence is MVKLWHVSSRTCVRTMKEDRQTMIASFNPSGSKFITGGAGPGIYMYDTQTWDNLGIFQSSDNPNTMDGHWSRVYALTFFPDNDERFLSGGWDNTVQFWSVQLPHSQRYDCTTFLSIPSLLCLPPHSLPLFVLSTRLLFLLALVIFPAPTPTGFLFPFTSFLRLPHRRLSGPHICGDAVSIDKTGTQILTGSWRRNNCLQIWDAESGNKIMDIPDDFRGQSQIYTCHFLGNDHIVAGGSRSNLCRLIDRRILMSTGILNDLPGGVYSTHSSVRGVLGVTTTTIIYLTQSPVRP, encoded by the exons ATGGTGAAGCTGTGGCACGTGTCTTCCCGCACCTGCGTGCGCACCATGAAGGAGGACCGCCAGACAATGATTGCTTCCTTCAACCCCTCTGGGTCCAAGTTCATCACAGGTGGAGCAGGACCTGGGATTTATATGTACGATACTCAGACATGGGATAATTTGGGAATTTTTCAATCCAG CGATAACCCAAACACGATGGACGGGCACTGGTCACGAGTTTATGCCCTGACTTTCTTCCCAGATAATGATGAGCGTTTTCTCTCTGGAGGATGGGACAACACAGTACAG TTTTGGAGCGTACAACTACCACATTCCCAACGGTATGACtgtaccacctttctctccattcCCTCTTtgctttgcctccccccccattCTCTTCCCCTTTTTGTTCTTTCCACCCGCCTTCTGTTCCTCTTAGCCTTAGTCATTTTCCCTGCCCCCACACCTACcggctttttatttccttttaccTCCTTCCTACGCTTGCCTCACAGGCGTCTCTCTGGGCCCCACATCTGTGGCGATGCGGTCTCCATCGACAAAACTGGAACCCAGATCCTGACAGGTTCTTGGAGGAGGAATAACTGTTTGCAG ATCTGGGATGCTGAATCTGGCAACAAGATCATGGACATTCCAGATGACTTCCGGGGCCAATCACAG aTTTATACCTGCCACTTCCTTGGCAATGACCACATTGTAGCTGGAGGCAGTCGGAGCAACTTGTGTCGGCTCATCGACAGGAGAATCCTCATG AGCACGGGAATACTGAATGACTTGCCCGGGGGTGTCTACAGTACCCACTCCAGCGTCCGCGGGGTCCTTGgcgtcaccaccaccaccatcatttaTCTCACGCAGAGTCCAGTTCGACCATGA
- the LOC125445298 gene encoding uncharacterized WD repeat-containing protein alr2800-like isoform X3 has translation MVKLWHVSSRTCVRTMKEDRQTMIASFNPSGSKFITGGAGPGIYMYDTQTWDNLGIFQSSDNPNTMDGHWSRVYALTFFPDNDERFLSGGWDNTVQFWSVQLPHSQRRLSGPHICGDAVSIDKTGTQILTGSWRRNNCLQIWDAESGNKIMDIPDDFRGQSQIYTCHFLGNDHIVAGGSRSNLCRLIDRRILMSTGILNDLPGGVYSTHSSVRGVLGVTTTTIIYLTQSPVRP, from the exons ATGGTGAAGCTGTGGCACGTGTCTTCCCGCACCTGCGTGCGCACCATGAAGGAGGACCGCCAGACAATGATTGCTTCCTTCAACCCCTCTGGGTCCAAGTTCATCACAGGTGGAGCAGGACCTGGGATTTATATGTACGATACTCAGACATGGGATAATTTGGGAATTTTTCAATCCAG CGATAACCCAAACACGATGGACGGGCACTGGTCACGAGTTTATGCCCTGACTTTCTTCCCAGATAATGATGAGCGTTTTCTCTCTGGAGGATGGGACAACACAGTACAG TTTTGGAGCGTACAACTACCACATTCCCAACG GCGTCTCTCTGGGCCCCACATCTGTGGCGATGCGGTCTCCATCGACAAAACTGGAACCCAGATCCTGACAGGTTCTTGGAGGAGGAATAACTGTTTGCAG ATCTGGGATGCTGAATCTGGCAACAAGATCATGGACATTCCAGATGACTTCCGGGGCCAATCACAG aTTTATACCTGCCACTTCCTTGGCAATGACCACATTGTAGCTGGAGGCAGTCGGAGCAACTTGTGTCGGCTCATCGACAGGAGAATCCTCATG AGCACGGGAATACTGAATGACTTGCCCGGGGGTGTCTACAGTACCCACTCCAGCGTCCGCGGGGTCCTTGgcgtcaccaccaccaccatcatttaTCTCACGCAGAGTCCAGTTCGACCATGA